A genomic region of Denticeps clupeoides chromosome 9, fDenClu1.1, whole genome shotgun sequence contains the following coding sequences:
- the gpr161b gene encoding G-protein coupled receptor 161: MNSSGDGIVPTVGNVSGSAEERCLVAVELVSIVIIALLVCLGNALIVGTLYRKPYLLTPSNKFVFSLTLSNFLLSVLVLPFVVASSVRRDWMFGVVWCNFTALLYLLISSASLLTLGAIAIDRYYAVLYPMIYPMKITGNRAVVAIAYIWLHSLVGCLPPLFGWSAFEFDSFKWTCTAAWHRELSYTLFWVTWCCLLPLATMLVCYGVIFRVARVKARKVYCGAVVVVQEEPGALQKSGRKNSNTSTSSGGSRRGSLVYSGSQCKAFVTILVVIGAFLLTWGPYVAVISTEALWGKGSVSPGLETLVTWLSFSSAVCHPLIYGLWNKTVRKELLGMCFGDRYYRESFVTRHRTSRLFSISNRITDLGISPHLTALLVGGGQVLGPGSTTGDTGYSVTQDSGTDVMLLENLSSDCSPPHHHAGPASRRRSSVTFEDQLDLQSKASSTVQVMAELHNSLDSFASCLARAVESDAKMQMFGDGSVLPAALLLPRATQRGPSYLNGERLRMESIDEGIVKDTQEDEEEPEDDGN; encoded by the exons ATGAACAGCAGTGGAGATGGGATTGTACCGACAGTCGGGAATGTTTCTGGAAGTGCGGAGGAACGATGCCTGGTTGCCGTGGAGTTGGTCTCCATAGTGATCATCGCCCTTCTGGTGTGCCTGGGCAACGCGCTGATCGTGGGCACGTTGTACAGGAAGCCCTATCTGCTCACGCCCAGCAACAAGTTCGTCTTCAGCCTGACGCTCTCCAACTTCCTGCTGTCGGTGCTGGTGCTGCCGTTCGTGGTGGCCagctcggtgcggcgggactgGATGtttggtgtggtgtggtgcaACTTCACTGCCCTCCTCTACCTCCTGATCAGCTCTGCCAGCCTCCTCACACTTGGCGCCATCGCCATCGACAG GTACTACGCTGTGCTCTACCCGATGATCTACCCCATGAAGATCACGGGAAACCGAGCCGTGGTGGCCATAGCGTACATCTGGCTGCACTCGCTGGTAGGCTGCCTGCCGCCCCTCTTCGGCTGGTCCGCGTTCGAGTTTGACAGCTTCAAGTGGACGTGCACGGCCGCCTGGCACCGCGAGCTCAGCTACACGCTGTTCTGGGTGACGTGGTGCTGCCTGCTGCCGCTGGCCACCATGCTGGTGTGCTACGGCGTCATCTTCCGCGTGGCGCGCGTCAAGGCCCGCAAGGTGTACTGCGgcgcggtggtggtggtgcaggaGGAGCCGGGCGCGTTGCAGAAGAGCGGCCGCAAGAACTCCAACACGTCCACCTCGTCCGGCGGCAGTCGCCGGGGCAGCCTGGTGTACTCGGGCAGCCAGTGCAAGGCCTTTGTCACCATCCTGGTGGTGATCGGCGCTTTCCTGCTGACGTGGGGGCCGTACGTGGCGGTGATCAGCACTGAGGCGCTGTGGGGGAAGGGCAGCGTCTCGCCGGGCCTGGAAACGCTGGTCACGTGGCTGTCCTTCTCCAGCGCCGTGTGCCACCCCCTCATCTACGGCCTGTGGAACAAGACTGTGCGCAAGGAGTTGCTGGGCATGTGCTTCGGCGACCGGTACTACCGAGAGTCCTTCGTCACGCGACACAGGACGTCCCGCCTCTTCAGCATCTCCAATCGAATCACAG ATCTGGGGATCTCTCCTCACCTGACGGCCTTGCTGGTTGGCGGAGGGCAGGTACTGGGTCCCGGTAGCACCACAGGAGACACCGGCTACAGCGTCACGCAGGACTCAG GTACAGACGTCATGCTGCTGGAAAACCTCTCCTCTGACTGCTCTCCACCCCACCACCACGCCGGCCCGGCCAGCAGGCGCCGGAGCTCGGTCACCTTCGAGGACCAGCTGGACCTTCAGTCCAAAG CCTCGTCCACAGTACAGGTGATGGCCGAGCTCCATAACTCCTTGGACAGCTTTGCATCCTGTTTGGCCAGGGCGGTGGAGAGCGATGCCAAGATGCAGATGTTTGGAGACGGCAGCGTTCTGCCAGCAGCCCTGCTCTTGCCTCGTGCCACACAGAGGGGTCCGAGCTACCTGAACGGAGAAAGGCTCCGGATGGAGAGCATTGATGAAGGAATAGTTAAGGACACccaggaggatgaagaggaaccAGAAGATGATGGCAactga